A window from Dehalobacter sp. DCA encodes these proteins:
- the rpsB gene encoding 30S ribosomal protein S2: MAVISMKQLLEAGVHFGHQTRRWNPKMARYIFTERNGIYIIDLQKTVKKVDEAFNFIRDAAVNGGTVLFVGTKKQAQESVKEEAERCGMYFVNERWLGGMLTNFQTIQKRVQRLHQLERMEAEGVFEVLPKKEVAALRHEMGKLERFLGGIKNMKKLPDVLFIVDPRKERIAVAEARRLNIPIVGIVDTNCDPDEIDVVIPANDDAIRAVKLLTAKMADAIIEGQQGSLDNTEEVEESNQTEDEE; this comes from the coding sequence ATGGCTGTAATTTCTATGAAGCAACTCTTAGAAGCCGGTGTACACTTCGGGCACCAGACCCGCCGCTGGAATCCTAAAATGGCTCGTTACATTTTTACGGAGAGAAATGGTATCTATATCATTGACCTTCAGAAAACCGTTAAAAAAGTTGACGAGGCCTTCAATTTTATCCGGGATGCCGCAGTAAACGGCGGAACTGTGCTGTTTGTAGGCACAAAAAAACAGGCTCAGGAATCTGTGAAAGAAGAAGCTGAACGTTGCGGCATGTATTTCGTTAACGAGCGCTGGCTCGGCGGAATGCTGACGAACTTCCAGACGATTCAAAAGAGAGTTCAGAGACTGCATCAGCTCGAAAGAATGGAAGCAGAAGGCGTTTTTGAAGTTCTTCCTAAGAAGGAAGTCGCTGCGCTGCGCCATGAAATGGGCAAGCTGGAAAGATTCCTTGGCGGCATCAAAAACATGAAAAAACTTCCTGATGTTTTATTCATCGTAGATCCGCGCAAAGAAAGAATTGCCGTTGCTGAGGCAAGAAGATTAAATATTCCGATCGTAGGAATTGTCGATACCAACTGTGATCCTGACGAGATCGATGTTGTGATTCCTGCCAATGATGACGCGATCCGGGCTGTAAAACTGCTCACCGCGAAAATGGCCGATGCCATTATCGAAGGACAACAGGGAAGTCTTGACAATACCGAAGAAGTCGAAGAGAGCAATCAAACCGAAGACGAAGAATAG
- the pyrH gene encoding UMP kinase yields MTDARYRRIVLKLSGEALAGEQGFGIAHSMLESVARQISEVQKLGVEMALVVGGGNIWRGIAGSSQGIDRTTADYMGMLATVMNALALQDVLEQHNIVTRVLSAIEMRQVAEPYIRRRAIRHMEKGRTVIFAAGTGNPYFSTDTTAALRAAEIEADVILMAKQVDGVFDSDPMKNPDAKKFDRLTYLDVLSKGLGVMDSTATSLCMDNDIPIIVFNLKENGNIIKALKGEPIGTYVGR; encoded by the coding sequence ATGACAGATGCACGTTACCGCCGCATCGTATTAAAACTAAGCGGAGAAGCGCTTGCCGGGGAGCAGGGTTTTGGAATTGCGCACAGCATGCTGGAATCTGTCGCCAGACAGATTTCTGAAGTCCAGAAACTTGGTGTGGAAATGGCACTAGTCGTTGGCGGAGGAAATATTTGGCGGGGCATTGCCGGGAGTTCTCAGGGAATAGACCGGACAACTGCTGATTATATGGGAATGCTCGCTACTGTAATGAATGCCCTAGCGCTGCAGGATGTTCTGGAACAGCACAACATTGTCACGAGAGTATTGTCGGCGATTGAGATGAGGCAGGTAGCAGAACCTTATATCAGAAGAAGAGCGATCCGCCATATGGAAAAAGGCCGTACTGTGATTTTTGCAGCGGGGACAGGCAATCCCTATTTTTCGACAGATACGACGGCTGCTTTGCGGGCTGCAGAGATTGAAGCAGACGTTATCTTAATGGCCAAACAGGTTGACGGTGTATTTGACAGTGATCCGATGAAGAATCCTGATGCCAAGAAATTTGATAGACTGACCTATCTTGATGTGCTCAGCAAAGGGCTGGGTGTGATGGACTCGACAGCAACTTCGTTGTGCATGGACAATGATATTCCAATCATTGTTTTTAACTTGAAAGAAAATGGCAATATTATTAAAGCACTTAAGGGAGAACCAATAGGTACCTATGTGGGGAGGTAA
- the tsf gene encoding translation elongation factor Ts, producing the protein MAEVTSSQVKELRERTGAGMMDCKKALTECNADMDKAIDFLREKGLAAAAKKEGRIAAEGTVEAYIHGGGRIGVLLELNCETDFVSRGDEFKQLTKDIAMQIAAAKPLYVNKEDVPADVVAHEREIFRAQALNEGKPEKIVDKMVDGRIEKFYKEVCLVEQPFIKDPDVLVKDLVMAKIAKIGEKIAIRRFTRYELGEGIEKRQDNFADEVMKEINR; encoded by the coding sequence ATGGCTGAAGTTACTTCTTCTCAGGTGAAAGAACTCAGGGAAAGAACCGGAGCCGGAATGATGGACTGCAAAAAGGCATTAACCGAATGTAATGCCGATATGGACAAAGCGATAGATTTCTTAAGAGAAAAGGGTCTGGCTGCCGCTGCGAAAAAAGAAGGACGAATTGCTGCCGAAGGGACTGTAGAAGCCTACATTCATGGGGGCGGTAGAATTGGTGTTTTGCTCGAATTAAACTGCGAAACCGACTTTGTATCCCGTGGAGATGAATTTAAGCAGCTGACTAAGGATATTGCGATGCAGATCGCCGCAGCTAAACCGCTTTATGTCAATAAAGAAGATGTTCCGGCTGACGTTGTTGCCCATGAAAGAGAAATATTCAGGGCTCAGGCATTGAATGAAGGGAAACCGGAAAAAATTGTCGACAAGATGGTTGACGGTCGCATAGAGAAGTTCTATAAGGAAGTTTGTCTTGTAGAACAGCCTTTTATCAAGGACCCCGATGTTTTAGTCAAAGACCTGGTCATGGCTAAGATTGCCAAGATCGGTGAGAAAATAGCTATTCGCAGATTTACCCGCTATGAGTTGGGTGAAGGAATTGAAAAGCGCCAGGATAATTTTGCCGATGAAGTCATGAAAGAAATAAATCGATAA
- a CDS encoding isoprenyl transferase: MTIWKKDSGDVQLKNIDMKRVPRHLAIIMDGNGRWAQQKGLPRSVGHRAGVEALREVVRGSDELGIKYLTVYAFSTENWKRPQSEIGILMSLLKEYIRKELAELHANNVKICILGQQEDIPKDVLKAYNEACEKTKNNTGLVLNVALNYGSRIEILKAVKEVAQEVQSGALNVQQITEEIFEKHLYTKDCPDPELLVRTSGEMRLSNYLLWQAAYSEIVIVNECWPDFNRASLFETIRIFQNRERRFGGVKEG; this comes from the coding sequence GTGACAATCTGGAAAAAAGACAGTGGGGATGTTCAGCTGAAAAACATTGATATGAAAAGAGTCCCTCGGCATCTGGCAATCATTATGGACGGAAACGGAAGATGGGCCCAGCAGAAAGGATTGCCTCGTTCTGTCGGTCACCGGGCCGGAGTAGAAGCACTGCGGGAGGTCGTCAGGGGCAGTGATGAGCTTGGAATCAAATACCTGACCGTATATGCTTTTTCGACCGAGAACTGGAAAAGACCGCAGTCGGAGATCGGGATTCTTATGTCACTCTTGAAGGAGTATATCCGCAAAGAGCTTGCTGAGCTACATGCGAACAATGTTAAGATATGCATTCTCGGGCAGCAAGAGGATATACCGAAGGATGTCCTGAAGGCTTATAACGAGGCTTGTGAAAAAACAAAGAATAACACCGGATTAGTGCTGAATGTTGCCTTGAATTACGGAAGCAGGATCGAAATCCTCAAAGCAGTCAAGGAAGTTGCGCAGGAGGTCCAAAGCGGAGCGCTAAATGTTCAGCAAATTACCGAGGAAATATTTGAAAAGCATTTGTATACGAAAGATTGTCCTGATCCGGAGCTTCTCGTCAGGACTTCAGGTGAAATGCGCTTAAGCAATTATCTGCTCTGGCAGGCCGCCTATTCAGAAATCGTGATTGTGAATGAATGCTGGCCGGATTTTAACAGAGCATCATTATTTGAAACGATTCGGATTTTTCAAAACCGGGAACGCAGGTTTGGCGGCGTAAAAGAAGGTTGA
- the frr gene encoding ribosome recycling factor, with amino-acid sequence MLNEFLNDAEEKMHKTEEVLKKDLASVRAGRANPAVLDKVSVDYYGTPTPINQLANVSVPDPRMITIQPWDKSSIKDIEKAILKSDLGLMPSNDGMVIRLNIPQLTAERRAEIVKTVKKKAEDAKVAVRNIRRELIDEIKQLEKDKTVSEDDSKKGQEKAQKLTDKTVKDIDEILEKKEKEIMEV; translated from the coding sequence ATGCTCAATGAATTTCTGAATGACGCTGAAGAAAAAATGCATAAAACAGAGGAGGTACTCAAGAAGGACCTCGCATCTGTCAGGGCAGGAAGGGCGAATCCGGCAGTTCTGGACAAAGTCTCTGTTGATTATTACGGGACTCCTACCCCAATTAATCAGCTGGCCAATGTCTCAGTTCCTGACCCACGGATGATCACCATTCAGCCCTGGGATAAATCTTCGATTAAGGATATTGAGAAGGCGATTCTTAAATCCGATCTTGGACTTATGCCTTCGAATGACGGCATGGTCATCAGGCTAAATATTCCGCAATTGACGGCGGAACGCCGTGCAGAGATTGTCAAGACGGTTAAAAAGAAAGCAGAAGATGCTAAGGTCGCTGTCCGAAATATCAGACGGGAGCTTATTGATGAGATAAAACAGCTCGAGAAGGACAAAACTGTCTCTGAGGACGATTCTAAAAAAGGACAGGAAAAAGCGCAGAAACTTACCGATAAAACTGTGAAGGATATTGACGAGATCCTCGAGAAAAAAGAAAAAGAAATTATGGAAGTGTAG
- the codY gene encoding GTP-sensing pleiotropic transcriptional regulator CodY, which produces MEILLEKIRKISGLIQRAAGKPVDFDEMAKVLSQEIAANCYIVGRRGKILGYSFMDDFHCGEMEQIVLHTERFPESYNEGLLKTIETKANTTQVANACVFSKHHECVFGNKMTTIVPILGGGDRVGTLVLAKFGKQFRSEDLILAEYGATVIGMEILRVKAEQAEEEARKKAAVQIAVGTLSYSELEAVEHIFAELGGGEGLLVASKIADRVGITRSVIVNALRKFESAGVIESKSLGMKGTYIKVLNDYLLDELDKYIKRHR; this is translated from the coding sequence GTGGAAATTTTACTAGAAAAGATCAGAAAAATTAGCGGACTCATTCAGCGTGCTGCCGGAAAACCTGTGGATTTTGACGAGATGGCCAAAGTACTAAGTCAGGAGATTGCTGCCAATTGTTATATTGTCGGACGCAGGGGGAAAATCCTCGGCTATAGCTTCATGGATGATTTCCACTGCGGGGAAATGGAACAAATCGTTCTTCATACGGAAAGATTTCCGGAAAGCTACAATGAAGGTCTACTAAAAACAATCGAAACAAAGGCGAACACAACGCAAGTTGCGAATGCCTGTGTATTCAGCAAACATCACGAGTGTGTTTTCGGCAATAAGATGACAACAATTGTGCCGATTCTTGGAGGCGGAGACAGGGTCGGGACGCTCGTTCTGGCCAAATTCGGCAAGCAGTTTCGGTCGGAGGATCTGATCCTTGCTGAATATGGCGCTACGGTGATTGGTATGGAGATCCTGCGCGTCAAGGCTGAACAGGCGGAGGAAGAAGCCCGCAAGAAAGCCGCAGTCCAAATTGCAGTGGGAACACTGTCTTACTCGGAACTCGAGGCCGTTGAGCATATTTTTGCTGAACTGGGCGGCGGCGAGGGGCTGCTGGTAGCCAGCAAAATTGCCGACAGGGTTGGCATTACCCGTTCGGTAATTGTCAACGCGCTGCGCAAGTTTGAATCAGCAGGCGTGATTGAATCAAAGTCTCTCGGAATGAAAGGCACGTATATCAAGGTTCTGAATGACTATCTGCTGGACGAGCTGGATAAGTACATTAAACGGCATCGTTAA